CATCGTGGCCGCCCGAAGCCATCAGCGCAATGATGAGCGCCAGCTCGATAACGGTTACCGCCGTGGCGAGCACCAGCGACCCGAATGGCTCCCCAACCCGATGGGCCACCACCTCCGCGTGGTGCACCGCGGCCAACACGGCACCGATCAGGAATATCGCCTCGAGCCCGGCGAGCAGTGGCCCAGGCACCGTGTCCCAGGTCAGCGCAAGCATGACCAGGGCGGCCAACGGCACCGCCACATTCCAGGACATTCGTTCGCGCATCGCCCGCCATTCTGGCTGAAAGTCATGGCCCCGATGTGCCGGCCGGCGCATTCGCCACCTCAGCACCTGCTCACACGCCGAGTAACGATGGGTCAGGCTTCGGGTTGCAGCAGTAGATCGCTGTCGAAGCAGCTGTGGTCTCCGGTGTGGCAGGCCCCGCCCACCTGATCGACGGTCAGCAGCACGGCGTCACCGTCGCAGTCCAGCCGTACTGAATGTACGTGCTGGGTGTGACCGGACGTCGCGCCCTTGATCCACTGCTCACCGCGGGAACGCGAAAAGTAGGTAGCTTCACGGGTTTCCAGTGTGCGGGCCAGCGCGTCATCATCCATCCAGGCAACCATCAGCACGTCGCCGCTGCTTCGCTCCTGCACGACCGCGGTGAACAAGCCGTCGTCGTTGCGCTTGAGGCGGGCGGCGATGCCGGGATCGAGCCTCGTCATCGCACCGTGATCCCTTCGTCAGCCATCGCGGCCTTCACCTGTTTGATGGTCAGCTCACGAAAATGAAAGACGCTGGCCG
This Mycobacterium simiae DNA region includes the following protein-coding sequences:
- the hisI gene encoding phosphoribosyl-AMP cyclohydrolase; translation: MTRLDPGIAARLKRNDDGLFTAVVQERSSGDVLMVAWMDDDALARTLETREATYFSRSRGEQWIKGATSGHTQHVHSVRLDCDGDAVLLTVDQVGGACHTGDHSCFDSDLLLQPEA